In Coffea arabica cultivar ET-39 chromosome 9e, Coffea Arabica ET-39 HiFi, whole genome shotgun sequence, the genomic window CATTAGTTTACGTCACTGCTAGGATATATAGCTTCTTAGGTTTAAAGATTCTTTagtattactattattattagtttgaaaatgaggtTCAAAGATctttaatttctatttttccctcaaaaaagaattaaaattttttggtgCCATAGATGATTCCTCATCGATTTTTATGTATGAAGAAGAAAGGATTTTTATGTACGAAGAAGAAAGGTAGATCTACTGCAAACATTGAAGGGGTGACATCGATCTCACATGACTGTCTACGATTCCATTGCATGTGCTCGGGGTAGCAGTTTGGTAACATGCTTAATTCCTTGTGTATATGTAACTAAAGATTATTTATATTTCAAAAGTATATTCAACATATAACGCATGATGATATActcataagaaaaaaaaagtgcagaTAAATCAATAAAGTCCAGTATATCTAAATGTTTAGAGTTCAATTCTGAATATATCCTCAATTGTTTCGTCCAAGGCAGTAGAAATACAAGCTAGGAGAACCACCCCATTTCATTGTTCTTATTTATTAATCTTAATCGCTTATtaaattttttggatttttttttaaaaaaacttttcCTCCTAGAAGAATTGCATAAACCTTAATTTGACTCAGGATGTAGACAAGATAATATAGCATTAACATCAGATGCATCATCAGTTGCCATGTTATGTTGATTAATAAGTGGGCCAGCATTAGTCATTTCTGCATTCTTTCCTACTACTTTTTAATGTTAGAATTCTCATGATTAGGCAGTGGAGATATCTTTTTCATACTTAGTTGTATATGATTATAATATCTAATCTTAACGTAACTCAAAGACAGCAACATATCTTACGTTCAGTCCCATACGTAAATTTGAGGTAAAGAAAAGTATGCAgagaatgaaatttatccaaagaGGTCCCAACCCCCCAACCAAAGGGGACACGAGGGAGAATGTTCAGCTTGTGACCTACTGGCAACTGGACCGAAGTAGggttaaaggaaaagaaagaaatgctttctttctttttcttaaaccCTACTTCAGTCCGGTTGGCTGCCATCTTGGAGATTTCCATCCTAAACTAGAAATATACACCAAATCATAAAATCAGTGAACATGTAGGAGGAGATGATAGACCAAAGCATGAGTTTCATGCATTGACTTGTGAGTTACAAATCACTAAAATCACTTGTGGGCCTGTCCTCATTAATCTCTTCTACAATTTTGCTTACAACTGCAAGTGATTAAAAATTGTGCAGTACAAACTACAAAGCAAATCAATAACTTTTTATAACTACAAAAGAACTGCAATAAGAATTCAAGTTGAATGTGAAGGTACATGCACTTGGCTTTTTAATTTTAGAGGCGCTGTAAATGAAAATAGAGCTGTCCAAGTCTTCAAGATAGAATTGGCCCCCAATTTGACTATCACATGCAGGTAGTTTTCACAATGAGTTGTGTCCGAAATCTCGCATTAATTGTTCCTATCCTATTGTTTAATACTaacatttaaccaaaaaaaaagaagattatCATAACCAAGCATTTCTgctaaacaaaattaaaagacagGGGCACGTGTGCGTGACACAAATCTCACCAGTAAAAACctaaagaaatgaagaaaatacaAGTAGGGCgtgagggagggagggagggagggagggaaggaaggaaagaaagcaaaagaagCTATCCAATCCAAGTGACTAAAAAGAAAGGGTGCAACTTAAGGGTAAGGACTAAGGGACTATGCCTAAAGGAAGGGTGTGTGACGTTTGGAGAGGAATATTAATGGCGAAGATTGTGTGGTGGCAGGGAGGCAGATGCATATAATCAAGTGCCAGTAAGGTGCAATAAAAGAAGGGTCTGTTGGGGTGGGGAGGGAGTTAGGTCTAGATGTTTATAATGGCTTTGAATATCCCCCCTTATTGAACTTTCTTGATGGTGCAAGCAATGAAATCCCAGTGCAGCACCAGCACTATTGCATTTGCAGCAACTCTTAGGAAAAAACAAATTTTAACAGCTGATTAAATGTTACTACTACCTTTCACTAATCCCTTCCCATGTAGCGAGGTGTACTAGTATATttatgctgctgctgctgcaaaAACAATCATGATGATTATCCTGTTGCTGtaactttcttttcttgttgggGTTTGTGTTACTGTCTTGAGCAGTTTTCTTAATTGTCCTCCACCCACCACCCTCTCCATCTGCCTCACCCCCTCAAGAGagatcaagaaagaaagagaggaggCAAGGGGGTCAGGTCACCAGCTTGGATGTATTTAGTAGGGGTCATTTTCTGAGTTGCATTTGTTGTTGGGACCTTTTCTGGGGGGTTATTAAGAGGAGTGTTTGTTGAACTGGTCAGCTATATTTGTTTTTTCCTAGTTATGGTTTTGTAGTTTTCCTCAGAGTTTCTTTCTCTCCTGGCACTGAATGAGATGGGCACTTGTTCTTCGCTAAGGAGGAATAATAGGAGAGAGTTTTCGGCAGCTCTTGTTCTTGATCCTTTTCTTCTGCTGCtgctcctcttcttcttccagCTTGTCTTTTTCTCCCAAAGGTCTCTGGCTGATAATTCAGCTAGCTTGAATGTGACAAAATATAGACAAGTCAGTAGCTTGAGATTGGCTAGGATTGAAAGGCATTTGAAGAAGATCAACAAGCCTGCCGTCTACACCATCGAGGTACAGTACATCACATATGCTACCTAATTCATTCTTCTTAAAAACATTGTTTTCTTAATCTTTATTTCTTGCATGATGTGGTATCACAATTTAATTTCATGGTTTTAACTTTCAGAGCCCAGATGGTGATATCATCGATTGTGTTCATAAGAGAAAACAGCCAGCTCTAGATCATCCACTTCTCAAGAATCACAAGATCCAGGTAAAAGACTCCTCAAAACTCATAAAGTGACACATAGCCACACACCCTACACACACTTTCCATCATTCGCGTTaaaaaaaatgccttttatttgaggAAACGTAACGCAAAATGACTTTATGGTATGATTTCAATTAGTTTCTCAACTACCAACTAcctcttttcttattttaccgCGTAGTACCAACattacaatttttttcttttctttaacaaataggGCTTATCTTTTATAATGTAACAGAGAGTTCCACCAGAAATGCCTAAGGCGAAAATGATGAAAACAGATGGGGTGAGAGACACAAATACTAGTAGTAGTGGTACAAGAGGGCGAGCTTGGCAATATTGGCATCATAGTGGACAAAGATGCCCCAAAGGAACTGTTCCAATTAGGCGGAGCTCGGTGAATGATGTGCTGAGAGCCAAATCTTTGTATGATTTTGGGAAGAAACAACGTAAGATGTCACTCGCTAGGCAAGCTGATGCCCCAGATGTTGTGAGTGGCAATGGCCACGAggtatgttcaaaattcttagtCTAGCCTCTGCCATTTCTGTTTGATGatattttcttctcttgttttttgttcctttttttttttttaattttggtacAACTTAGAAAAATGATTCCTTTGAGCCGAGACCAGAAGAGGGTTTTGACTTGTATGAACTGTAGCCTGGCTTGTTTATGactgtgtttgtgtacatgacATGAAAAATGCACTCTTTgtacctttcttgaggtttaAGGGTCCAATGAGGTGAATAGGAAGAAAGCTCTTCTAATTAGCCATTCATGAAAATTTACCGAACAATATATAGATTAAAGGAagtaggaagaaaaaaaaaaggaatcatcaaatttcacgCCTTGATTTGACAGGAAAGCAAACAAATATGGCCAACAAACCATGAGATAGAAAACAAATAAGTATATGTGCaaggagaaaataatttgtTTATCTGCATTATAGGAAACTTTGTACCCTTGATTTCTAATGTTCACACAAATGGACACTAAGTAACGAACATATTATACTCTTCATGGAAGGCAAAGTATAGCAAGGGGACGAGAGTGAAAGAAACAAATGACAAAGGAGGATATTGGAAAATTATGAGCTGAGTTTTATGAACTCTACGACTAACCAATGGAATGTCAAGATTTTGAGAGGGCCACTTAGAGGGGCTTACGGTAGTAAAAGGTTAAATTTTACTGGGATAAATTCTAGTTTGTATAGGATTAACCATTCTTTCTATGAAATGGAAAAAATAGTACTACCAAGTTTTCTACCAAGTTAGCCTTTTACTACCATCTTTAAACTAGTGCAATCTAGAGGTTGGTACTAATGATCCAATCCCCCATCTTAAATGCACCAATTTTTAGGAGAATGAGGTAGTTGGTATCCACCTAGAAGCATGAGGATGATTTTATTTATTACAAGCCatcaaatttggtgataaaTACACCACACCACTATTATTATTATGTAAACTCTCTCTAGGGACTAGCGAATATACTACACGTTATGCAATGGAGACGGTGGGGTTGGACTCTAAATAGTGATCTTTCATTTCACCTTCTTGCTagtaaataaattaattttgtgattattattattattttttttttttactcttctGTCTCTTACTGTCAAGTACAGGATTCGAATCCTGAATctaacagtaaaaaaaaaaatcttaagagCTCTCCCTTGAACACTGGGTCGACCTCTCAGTGGTTTAACTCATTCAATTAATTACTAAATTGCAAATCCAAATTCTTTAATgtttatgttttttttcttttttttctggtgTGGTGCGCTAGCACGCAATAGCATACACCGGAACGTCTCAAGAGGTGTACGGAGCAAAAGCGACAATAAACGTGTGGGACCCGACAATCCAAGTGGTCAACGAGTTCAGTCTATCCCAGATTTGGGTGCTTTCTGGATCTTTCGACGGCTCAGATCTCAACAGCATAGAAGCCGGCTGGCAGGTACTTCTTCCATTTCCTGCTCTCTACTACACGCTATCCAACACTCCCATTTATTACCAGTACAtcttaaattattctttttattcagtccataatttattttaaccctcataaataacaataataataaaagaaggAGTTTGAATTCTGAAGCTTTGATCCTTCTACTAGTCAGGTTAGTCCGGAGCTTTATGGTGACAGCAGGCCCAGATTATTCACTTATTGGACGGTCAGAttctctcctcttttttttttttactttcttttttttgggtctttttttatataagtggaaatgataaaaattaattaaaaaaattgcagGGATATTCAACTTATCTTTTATGTCTTAAGAGTATGATAACTGAAGAATTTTAGGCAACTTTCATCCTGAAACTTGGAGTTCATTTTTACTAATATATACtataaaacacaaaaagaacTTTAATTGCCAACCATTTTAATTTAAGCATGACCAGTCAACCATTTTAATTTGAATCACATCTACCCAAAAAACAAGGTAGAGTGTATTAATAAATTATGTGACTATATGTTAAACTTACTACAAATTAATACTCTCTTCTGTCAAAGTCAGCCCTGATTATCAGTCAACATTGTTTAGGGTTCTTGACTGGCaatacctaaaaaaaaaatcttacttAAAGGTGGTTAATTTTCATCATTAAGAAGTAATTTTGTTTTGGTTGTCATTAAGAAGTAAAGTAAGTGCAAAATCACAGAAAAGTGGTTAACCAACCATCATGTCTAGTACTACTAcaatttgggattttttttttttctatttcaacttctttttttttttttgttggactGGTGGAAACTGGATCAATTGTCAAAGATGAGAAGCTTTTGAGTTTTGACTTGTTTCCTCGCATCACTAAATTAATGCATTGATAACTGAGTGCGTGCCTTGCGGCTTCAACCATGCATGCTGTCCATAGAGACCAGAAAACTTGACATgaagacaaaaacaaaaacaaaaaaaatctcccaaaaaaacactcaaaacaaaaacattggaattgagaaagagagagagagagagagtgtgtgtgtgtagcAATGCAAGTGAAAAGAACTgaattatttttccagttttactagtcaaaaaaaaaaaaaaaactcaaagaaTTTGTtacttttgaaaaaatgaaaagggaTTTAATATCATCCTGCAACATGATCGATGTTTATACCAAAGGGGCATCATGACTTTAGTTAATTAATGATTTTGCATTAAAATGCATGTTATGTTAGGTTATACACGTACCCAACAATGAAAGGTCCCATCTAGTATTAGCTAGTTCAATGTCCTATATATATTGAATTCATATTCATATTGAATTATTCATCCCTCATTAACAGCAAGGAATGGATTATGGTTATGGATAGAGAGTAGTTGTTCATAGTATTCTGGATATTGtacaacttcaacttcaattgcTGGTGGTCCATCATGCATAGCTAATTGAACTTTGGGTCAGCAGTGTTTTTCTTCATTAATTAGTCATGTGCCTTGTCAAAGAGGATTCTCTCCCTCTCGGGAACAAGGAACAACAACAAATAATTGGGGTTCCaatcttctctttctttccatttcctTCTTGCTTTCCGTTATTGTACATGTTGTTAAGTACCATCTTGCTATATAGCTCCAAATTTTGTGCCACCAAAAAGGCTAGGCTCAAATTTACATGCAACTCCCGTTTGAAAAGCATGCAAACCAGTAGAGTAGCAGCAGTACAACCAACCATTTTCACTGCCCTTTAGTTTTCATGGCTTGATTGCTTCTGTTGCCTGCTCCATATTTTCATTGGAAACTAAACTCTTATAGTTTGCGGTGGCCAAATTACAATTCAATGCAAGAAATAGCTAAAAGGGTATCTCAGTAGTTTGTAGAGGGTTATTAAAAATGTCAGGACTTAAGGGAACCTTCCCTCCTTCAATTCCTTTAAGAGGGGGGTTAATTTGACTCTCAGTTGTACATTTTACAGAGTGATGCATACCAGGCAACCGGATGCTACAACCTTCTCTGCTCAGGATTTGTGCAGACAAATAGTAGGATTGCCATTGGTGCTGCCATTTCTCCTATCTCCTTAGCTAATGCCAATCAATATGACATCACTATACTCATTTGGAAGGTCCATTTTACTCTCTCTTTTCCGTTTGACTTAAACCCTCTagtactagaaaaaaaaaaaaagattaagtgAAATGGCATacttttaaataaatatatcCAATGTCGTGTCGTATACACACAAGTTCGTGCACGACACGAGTGTCACACATGCatgcacacacacatacatacatattacGTATAGGAGCAAACGTGTCAAAATCAATATACTATTAGCAGTGTTATTAACAATAACTtgctaattttgaccaaaaacagGACCCAAAGCTAGGGAATTGGTGGATGGGTTTTGGTGACAACACATTGGTAGGTTACTGGCCAACTGAACTATTCACACACTTAGCAGACAGGGCGACCATGGTGGAGTGGGGAGGTGAGGTGGTCAATTCAAGGCCAAATGGAGAACACACATCCACCCAAATGGGCTCGGGTCATTTTGCAGATGAAGGTTTTGGGAAAGCAAGTTATTTTCGAAACCTGGAGGTTGTGGATTCAGACAACAGTCTGAGCTCAGCCCAAGCCATTTCAACACTGGCTGAGAATAGCAACTGCTACAATATCAGGAGCTCCAACAACAACGAATGGGGCACTAATTTTTACTATGGAGGCCCGGGGAGAAATTCTCTGTGTTATTGATGGATCATCATCAATTTCAGCAAATTAAAAGTCCATATCAGccaatattattattttttatatatatataataggtCGTAGAATCAGCAATTATGCTATTTCCAACCATGTTTCTGCTAGCTATTCAATATTATTTTTGTCTGTTGTGTTTTTGTCTTATGTTTTGAGAGAAATGTACGTATTAAATAAGACAAAAGCATTAAACATGCAAGGAAATAGCATTATTCTGTTAGAGATTTCTGTAATGCATCATTTGTGGGTTGCATCG contains:
- the LOC140014776 gene encoding protein neprosin-like isoform X1 produces the protein MGTCSSLRRNNRREFSAALVLDPFLLLLLLFFFQLVFFSQRSLADNSASLNVTKYRQVSSLRLARIERHLKKINKPAVYTIESPDGDIIDCVHKRKQPALDHPLLKNHKIQRVPPEMPKAKMMKTDGVRDTNTSSSGTRGRAWQYWHHSGQRCPKGTVPIRRSSVNDVLRAKSLYDFGKKQRKMSLARQADAPDVVSGNGHEHAIAYTGTSQEVYGAKATINVWDPTIQVVNEFSLSQIWVLSGSFDGSDLNSIEAGWQVSPELYGDSRPRLFTYWTSDAYQATGCYNLLCSGFVQTNSRIAIGAAISPISLANANQYDITILIWKDPKLGNWWMGFGDNTLVGYWPTELFTHLADRATMVEWGGEVVNSRPNGEHTSTQMGSGHFADEGFGKASYFRNLEVVDSDNSLSSAQAISTLAENSNCYNIRSSNNNEWGTNFYYGGPGRNSLCY
- the LOC140014776 gene encoding protein neprosin-like isoform X2, whose translation is MGTCSSLRRNNRREFSAALVLDPFLLLLLLFFFQLVFFSQRSLADNSASLNVTKYRQVSSLRLARIERHLKKINKPAVYTIESPDGDIIDCVHKRKQPALDHPLLKNHKIQRVPPEMPKAKMMKTDGVRDTNTSSSGTRGRAWQYWHHSGQRCPKGTVPIRRSSVNDVLRAKSLYDFGKKQRKMSLARQADAPDVVSGNGHEHAIAYTGTSQEVYGAKATINVWDPTIQVVNEFSLSQIWVLSGSFDGSDLNSIEAGWQVSPELYGDSRPRLFTYWTDPKLGNWWMGFGDNTLVGYWPTELFTHLADRATMVEWGGEVVNSRPNGEHTSTQMGSGHFADEGFGKASYFRNLEVVDSDNSLSSAQAISTLAENSNCYNIRSSNNNEWGTNFYYGGPGRNSLCY